ATGGGGTATTATCCGAAGGGGATCGTTTGGAATTTCGTGATTTTGGAGTTTTTGAAGTTGTAGAAAGAAAACAAAAAATCGGACGAAATCCAAAAAATGCATCAGTTCCTATCTTGATTCCCGCAAGAAAGGCTGTCAAATTTACTCCAGGAAAGAAAATGAAAAAAACAGTAGAACAATCTTCATCTTCAAAAGTGCAACCTCCTACTGAAGTTTAGATACTCGCCTCTGTTGAAAAAAAGTTTTAAGCAATTGTTTTGCTTCCATTTCAAACAAACCCGACACAATTTCGATAGAATGTGTCGGGTGTTTTTTTTCAAACACATTGATAAAACTTGTATGCGCTCCATGGCGCACATCTTTGGCAGCATAGATGAGCTTATCTATGCGAGAAAGGAGAAACGCTCCCGCACACATCATGCAAGGCTCTAGCGTGGAATAGACCACACACCCATTCAAACGCCAATTTCCAAGTTTTTTCTTAGCCTGTTTTAACGCTATCATTTCAGCGTGGCAAGTCGCGTCTTGTTTTTTTTCAACTAAATTATACCCTTTTCCAACAATCATTTGATCTTTTACAATCACGCATCCGACAGGCACCTCATCCATTAAAAAAGCTTTTTTAGCAAATTCAAGGGCGATTTTCATAAAATATTCATCTTGTTTTGCAAAGGGCATTTTTTTACTCCAAATACCTATAGCGGAATAAGTATATAAATTAAATTCAAAATTTTCAATCAGAATGAAGTTAAAGGGGCTGCAAAAACAGCCCCCGAGGAGATCTTGCCAACCACGAGGGGGCTGTCTACACAGCCCCTTTAATGGTTAGCAAGATCGAAAACAAAATCTTGCTGACGCTTAAGCGTCAGCTCTGGCTGAAAAGATGAAGATAAATTTATATACTCATTTCACTATGGGTATTATGTTTTCAGTTGAGATTATATCTCAAAAGGATTATAATCAGGAAAGTTTAAAATTTTAGGAGCCAAATATGACACTTGATAAAGGTACAAAAGAGGAAATTACAAAAAAGTTTCAACTTCATGAAAAAGATACCGGTTCTGCGGATGTTCAAATTGCAATTTTAACAGAACGCATCATTGAGCTCACAGCTCATTTAAGACAATCCCCTAAGGATCATGCCTCAAGGCTTTCTCTATTAAAGCTCGTGGGTCAAAGAAGAAAACTTCTTGATTACCTAAATTCTACAGATACAAAGCGCTATCAGCAGTTGATCAAGCGGTTGAATCTACGTAAATAAAATTTAAATTTTCACATTTGGAGTATAGATGGAAACGCAAGAAAATGGACTGATTAGCCATACAGCTGAAATCGAATTAGAAAACCAAAAAATTATTTTAGAAACAGGTAAAGTTGCAAGACAAGCAGATGGATCTGTGATTTTACGCGATGGGGAAACGATGGTCTTTGCCTCTGCATGTCAAAATGATACACCACAAGAAGGACTTGATTTTCTTCCTTTAAGGGTCGATTATCAAGAAAAATTTTCATCTACAGGAAAAACCCTTGGTGGATTTATTAAACGCGAAGGAAGACCCTCTGAAAGAGAAATATTAACCTCTCGTTTGATCGATCGTCCCATAAGACCCCTATTTCCTGATCATTATTTTAATGAAGTACAAATATTAACTTACGTCTGGTCATTTGATGGCGTGCGTTCTCCTGATGCCCTTGGACTATGTGCGGCGAGTTTAGCGCTTCTTATATCTGATATTCCTTTTACAAAACCATTAGCAGCTGTTCGTATGGGATTTATTGATGGTGTTTTTATTGTGAATCCTACCATCGAACAACAGGCTATGTCAAAATTGGATCTACTTCTTGCAGGAACCCATGACGCAATTTTGATGATTGAAGGTTACTGTGACTTTCTTACAGAAGAACAGGTGATTGAAGCTATTGCCATGGGCCATGAATCGATCAAAAAACTGTGTACAGCTTTTGCAGCCTTTGCAAAAAAACATGGTAAAGAAAAAAAGATGCATTTGGTTACAGCTCCTGATGACACAGTCTATGAAACGCTAAAACAACAATTTGAATCGAAAATCTTAGAAGCCGTATCCATTGAAACAAAATTGGAGCGTGAAATTGGCCTATCTCAGGTTAAAGATTTGGTTTTAGAAACCCTATTAAATGAAGACGATCCCACCTCACTATTTACAAAAAAAGCACTTTCCATTGCGATAAAAAAATTAAAATCTAATTTGATGCGTCAAATGATTTTAAAAGACAACAGACGGATTGATGGAAGAGCGCTTGATGAAGTACGCCGTATTGATATTGAGATGAGTTTTTTGCCAAGAACGCATGGATCATGTCTATTTACACGTGGAGAGACACAAGCTGTTGCTGTTTGTACGCTCGGATCAGAAACCATGGCACAGCGCTATGAAAATCTTTTAACTGATGGAGCACATCGCTTCTATTTGCAATATTCTTTCCCTCCATTTTCTGTAGGCGAAGTCGGTCGGATGGGCCCTCCAGGAAGACGCGAAGTGGGCCATGGAAAACTCGCAGAAAGAGCTCTTAGCGCCATCTTACCTGATCAAGACCGTTTTCCTTATGTCATTCGTTTGGAATCTAACATTACAGAATCCAACGGTTCTTCTTCTATGGCTTCTGTCTGTGGTGGAGCTCTTGCTCTAATGAATGCTGGTGTTCCTATTTCACGTCCTGTATCCGGAATTGCAATGGGATTGATTTTAGAAGACGATAGCTATAAAATTTTGTCTGATATCATGGGAACAGAAGATGCTTTAGGAGATATGGATTTCAAAATCACGGGTGATATGGAAGGAATCACAGCCTTTCAAATGGATATTAAGGTCGAAGGCATCACTTTAGAAATCATGAAAGAAGCTTTGATGCAAGCCAAACAAGGTCGCATCTACATCCTCGAAAAAATGCTCCAAGCTTGCCCAGAACCAAGTAAAGAACTTTCCGTTTATGCACCTAGAATTGAAACTGTGCAAATTCATCCTTCTAAAATTGGAACTGTCATTGGGCCCTCTGGAAAACAGATTCGTGCTATTATCGATGAAACAGGCGTGGAAATGAATATTTCAGATGATGGCATTATCTCTATTGCTTCTGCAGATGTAGCAAGTATCAATATGGCAAAAGAAATCATCCACAATCTCACTGCAGAGGTCGAAGTTGGCAAAACATACAAAGGAAGAATTGTAAGCATTGTAAAATTCGGTCTTTTTGTTGAAATTTTTAGTAAGCAGGGCCTTTGTCATATTTCCGAAGTTTCACCCAAACGTGTTGAAAATTTAGACGACTTGTACAAGGTGGACGATATGATTACAGTCAAGGTGCTTGAAATCAACGACCGCGGCCAAATCAAGCTTTCTCATAAAGCCACACTTTCAGAGCCTGCGAAAGAAGAAGCTTAAAACAATCTAGTTCACGACATATAAAAAAACCCACTTTGGCCCAAAGGTCAAGGTGGGTTTTTGCTAAAACCAAAGCTTATAAAATTCTTTATGCCAATGATGGGAATTAAATACATAAATTGGATTCTAGATTTTCAATTAGAACACAGTTTGGAGATCGACATAAACCAGCTTTGGTTTATGAGATCGAAAACAAAGTTCTAGTTGAAAAGATAAAGATACATTTATACATTTAATTTTCATCATTGGCATTATGTCGGATTAAATGCCTCACCTGTATCCGACTCCCCTATATCTTTTGGAGGTGGTGGTGGGCTTTTTCTAAATTTAAATTCCTCTTTGTCTAATCGATCGCGGATTCCCTCTTCTGAAAGTTCTCCTGTTTCCATAATACAATCTAGATCTTCTTTGTAAAGTGTCTCAAATTGCATCAAACGCTCTGCCATCAATTCGACCTTTGCTTTATTGTCTTGAACGATTTCGCGTGCGCGATTGAGCGCTGCATTCACAAGGTTTTTGACCTCAGCATCAATCTCTTCTTGAGTCTTTTCAGAAAAAGGCTTTTCTGTGGATGGAAAACCAAACTGTTGCTGGTTACTATCTTCATAAGAAATTGTACCCAAAATTTCACTCATCCCCCATTTGCAAACCATGGATCTGGCAATCTCACTTGCTTGCACAATATCTTGCTGCGCCCCAGAGGAGATATCACCAACAAAGATCTCTTCTCCAACGCGACCGCCCATGCAAACTGCTAATTGATCGATCAGCTCATTTTTCCAATAATTTATCCGATTTTTTTCGGGCAAGAAATGTGTCGCACCTAGTGACATGCCCCGTGGAATGATGGTCACTTTTTCCACAGGATCGGCATTTTTGACAACAAGCCCTACAACGGCATGTCCTGATTCATGATAAGCGGTTGTTTTCTTGTCTGATTCGGTAATCTCTAAACTTCTACGCTCTTTTCCAAAACGCACCTTATCTGTAGCTGAAATGGCATCTTGTGCCGTCACTGCCTTACGACCTTTGCGCGCAGAAATGAGTGCCGCTTCATTCAAAATGTTTTTAAGATCTGCCCCGCTGGCTCCTGGTGTTCCTCTGGCAATAGCCATCAAATCAACAGAAGGATCAATTTTAAGATTACGGGCATGGACTTTTAAAATTTCAAAACGCCCTCTTACATCTGGAAGCTCAATATTGACCCTACGATCAAATCGGCCAGGTCTTAAAAGTGCGCGATCCAAAACATCGGGCCTGTTTGTTGCAGCGATGATGATCACACCTTCATTGGTATCAAATCCATCCATTTCCACAAGCAGTTGGTTGAGTGTTTGTTCTCTTTCGTCATGGCCTCCGCCATAGCCTCCACCTCTATGGCGTCCTACAGCATCAATCTCATCGATAAAAATAATGCAAGGCGCTGTCTTTTTTGCCTGAGCAAAGAGATCTCGAATCCTAGAAGCACCGACCCCTACAAACATTTCCACAAAGTCAGAACCTGCAATAGAAAAGAAAGGTCTGTCAGCTTCTCCAGCAACCGCTTTGGCTATCAAGGTCTTTCCTGTACCTGGAGGGCCGATTAAAAGCACACCTTTGGGGATTTGTGCCCCCAGCATCGTAAATCTGGCAGGATCTTTTAAAAAATCCACGATTTCTACAAGTTCTTCTTTGGCTTCTTCAATTCCTGCCACATCTTTGAACGTCACTTTAACACTATCTTTGGTCAACAATTTTGCAGGCGATTTACCAAAGTTCATGGCACCGCCCCCAATACCCTTCATCTGTCTAGAGAAGAAGAAATAGAGCAGAGCAATCAAAATCAAGAATGGTAGAAGAGAAAAGAAAACATTCCAGTAGTTAGTAGCAGGCTCTTCGGATTTAAACTTCTTTTTTAATACAGTGTTTAAGGGTTGATCTGGAGCTTTAAATGTAAGGGTTTTATTTTGTTCAAAACCTTCCCATTCTTCTTTCGATGTGGTAAACCAGTTGGAAAATTTATCGACATCTTCTCCTTCTAGCTGTTTTGTGCTCAATTCTCTATTATCAAAAAACCAGATGGTATCTCCCACGCCGCTACGTGCTTTGTTCAATTGGACCTGGTTTTGTGTCAATTTCTCCGCCGTTGTACCTAAAGCAGTCAATTGTTTGTTGTAATTTCTAACACTTCTTAGCTGAATGAGACGCATATTGCCTTGCATGGCATTTAAAGAAGAAGCTAAGGCCACAAGTTGCTGTGTAATACCTTCATATTTTTGCAATTTGTCTCTAGGAGCAAGGTCACTATTTTGTGTCTGCTCTAGCTCTCTTGACATCAGGCGTAAATTGTTTTTCATCTCTTCGGATCCAATACCCAAATTTGGAGATTGGAAATTGGCAATCACAGTTCCTAGCGAAAGGCCATAATGGGTGATACTTGCTTCATTGATATTTTTATTCACTTGAGTAAATTCAGAGCGCAATTGCGGCAAGCCAAAAATATTTTTCGAAGAAAGGCTGGTAATGATAATGCTATTTTGTCTTGTAGGTGTATCGTATGTGCTATCGATAATCTTATAGCCTCCTGCAGGAATTTGATATCCAGTGAGGTGCAAAAACCAGTCTGCATTGCTGCGAATGTCATTTTGAAATCGATTTAATTCATTTAAACTATTTGTTTTAAGGTCTTTAAGTTGATGGTTGGCAAAAAGCGTTTGTAAAAAACGATAACGCTGTTTACCAAGAGAGGATTTTTCTTCTCGAAATTTACCAGAAAAACTCACTAAATTATCATTGATTGCCACCTTGGCAGAATCTTCGGGTTGCAAAAGATCCAAATTCACTAAGCTTTCTAATTGATAGCTAAAGGAAATATTAGCTGTCTTTTCTGTCTTCATTGTCTGTAAGACCATGATAAACAAGACAGCTGCGAGCAAAATAAATAATAGACCCCCGCTAAAGCCCTTCTTTGGTTTTGGATTCTCATCCATATCTGCACCCTCGATTGTTTTTTAGAATCTAGGCTCAAAATAAAAATTTGAGGCATTAAAAAAAAGCCTTCTTCTATCTAGCTGATAATAAGCGGCCTTATTCCATCATAATGAGATTTTGGCTTTTTTGCACCTAGTTTTTTTAACGAAATTAGCAACTCAAAGGCTAAAAAATCTTTTTATCTATTTTGATGAATGGTCTAGTTCCGATACATTTTCTACAGGTTCTGAAACGCACAAGTCTTTGTCTAAACCTCTTTCAGCAAATGCTTTCTCTCCATAAACATCATAAACCAAGCCTCTTATTATAATATGTTTGATGGGTACCATAAAAACACCCTTACATATCTTCTTGCTTGAAAAATCTTTTAAAGAATCTTGACTCATTTCAAATATCATCTTAGTTATCAACTTTCGATTACATTTGTCTTTAAAAAGCTGGAAAAGCTTTTGATAATTAGAACTCTCATCTTGAGAATCTTCTGCAACATAACAACGATCGATAACACCACTAATCTCATTATTGATGTCTATTGAATCTGAAGCCATTTTTGTATTCGCTAAAATCGTCAATTGAATAAGAATATTCATAAGAATATTAAAATTTTTTTTATTTTTTAAATAAGAAATCATCTCTTCAAAAAACTCTTCTTCAGGAAATTGAACGCCTTCCTTATCTAATTGAGCTTGAATTTCTAATAACCGTTTGTCAAAACCCATAGAGTCAAAGGAAAAACCAAGCACCAAAGGAAAAAGCCCCATTTCAGAAGAGCTTAAATTGTATTTTCGCTTCCAATACCAATCCATTAAAGAACGAATATATTCTATTTTTTTTAAAAGGACACGTTTTTCTTCTGGAAATTGCGCTTCTTTGAATTGTTTGTCTAGTTCTACATTCAGTTCATTAAAAAGTTGGTCTTTGCGCTCTTTTAACAACTCTCTTGATGGTGCTGTTTTCCGATAATACAAAAACATTCCGCCACAACTTAAGATTAATCCTATTCCACCTAAACGCGGTGATTTAGAAATAACCATCAATGAAAGGCTACTCACCATGCTTCCTAAAAGAAAGATAACAAAAGAAATATTGTTTTCTATATACAATTCTTCTACGCCATTATATAACTTGTTCGCCATGGGATACGCCTCTATACCTATCAAAAAATCGCTCTTTGATGCGTCTTTAGAATCTACAGCAATACTCATAATTAACCTCCCATCTCCAATTCATCAACTATCAATCAATTGCTTAATATTTAAAAGATTTTTTTGATCAATTTACGCTCTTTTAAGAGGCCACTCCAATCTGTTTGTTTTTTTGGTACTCGATCAAAAGCTTTGCAATCTCATCTTTTAAGATCAGCTGAGGATTGAAATCAAAATATTTATTGGAAGAGCGCCTATCAAAATTTTTAGAAAGTATAGAAGCGATTCCAATCATAAGATCAAATGAAATTCCTTTATCTAAAAACTCTATCACTTTTGATTGAATTTCCTCAGGATCCATCAACACGAACTCTTCAGAGGAAAAGTAATTTATTGCACGAGCCAAAGGATTCCCATGAAGAGAGCTTCGTGGATCTGTGACATCTATCCGGTAATGACTTGATAAAGTCTTATTCACTTCTCGATCCAGTGACTGCACATCAATTTCTTTAGCTGTAAGCTCGATCAGTTGAATGGCACATTCTGCATTTCTATTATTTTCTAAGTAATGGGTCAAAATTTGCACGTGATCTTCTCTTGAAAGCACTACACCTTGTGCATTTAATTGTTCTTGAACTCTAGAAAGGCGATAATCAAAATCTTCCCATAGCGCTTGTTTTTTCTTCATTCGTAATTCTGCTCCCAGTATGGAATGACGAATGATCTCTATCTTTCTCAAAAGAGCTTGTTTTTCTTCCGGAATTTCTGATGTCGCTAATTCCTCTACTTTTGAGCCTATGTTTTGATAAACTTCATCAAGGTCATTTCCTGGCAGTTTTGCTCTTTGATAATATTGAATAGCATTTTTGAGTGTAGCTGGAATGGAGACAACAAAACCTAATATACCTGCAGGTTTTAAAGGTGTTATAACAAAAGGTGATATAACAAACAGAATGGACGAAACAAATGTAGTAATTCCCCACATTTTTATGTTAGAACTTGAATCCTTTGTTCGTTTATATTCTTCGGTGATTGGAATGACTTCTAGATTTGTCAAAAGATCAATATTCTTTGTGGCATCTGCAGCATCTAAATAAACTGTCATAAGTTAATCTCCTTAGTATTAAACAGTGGCTAATGCAGTAGAGTTAGATTCCATTCCGATTTGTTTCTCTTTGTGGTACTCTTTTAGAATCTTTTCAAGTAATGCTAGATTTGCGACTTCCATTCCCTTAGCAATTTTAAAAATCAACTCTAACAAGAGCTCAAAATCTTTTTTATCTTCTAAGAACTGTGGGAGTTGTGAAAGATCCGCGCCTTGATGGTCAATGGAAAAAGATGTGCCAACTTCATTTTTGTCAGAATAATAATCAACCATGATCTGTCTTATTTTGACAGTTTCAAAAAGTTCATTTTGAACCGCGAAAAATAAATGCAAAATCAAGTCTTTGTGTTGATTGTCTTTTAGGTAGTTTGATATGATTTCGACGTAATCTTGATTAGAAAGTCGCACTCCCTCACGATTTAACTGCTTTTCAACACGACAAAGGCTCTTACAAGCCTTTGACCATGCTGGAAAATTTATTTCAATATCGTTTTTGAAATAACGATTTTTTATGACCTCCACTTTTCTTAAAAGTGCTCGTTTTTCTTCCGGAATTTCTGACAATGCAAGATCTTCAATTTTTAAGGCTATTTTTTGATATACCTCATCAAGATCATATCCCGATACTTTTTGTGCTTTCATATATTCAAATTGAGCATTTACCCCTAATCCCAAGCATCCTATCTCCATGATTGTTAATAACCAATTCCGAAATACAAAATTAGCAAGTCCTATGCAAATTGCTGCCACTACCATACTGTTCCTTGTAGACCTCAAAGCTTCTGCATCAACGTACTCCTTTGTTACTACCTTGACTTCCGGATCTAATAAAAGATCAATATTTTTTGTAACATCTGTTGCATCTAAATAGACGGGCATAGCTAAACTCCTGGTTTGAAAGGGTTAATTATAAACTAAAGATTGAATTTTTACAAACAATTGTCTTTGTTTAAGCTCGATGTTTTGATAGGCAAATTTTGTGTTTTCAAAAAAAGCTTTGATAAACTCTTGCTCTTTTTGTAAATTCTTTAAATTAAGCACTTTTTCTAAAAAAAATTGCAATTCGAGTGGATGGATTTCGATATTGGAAAAATCATACACTACGCTGTCTTTTGTTTTTTGTTTTAAAGCACATAGCTTTTCAATTTTTTTATTGAGATAATCTTCTAAAAGATCTGCTTGATAAGCATGTCTTTGTAGATTTTCTTGAATGGATTTTCCAAATTGCTGTTCCAACGTTGGAAGAATGTTGTGACGCATGCGATTTCTTGTAAACTGAAGATCTAGGTTTGTCATATCTTCAAAATATTTGTATGCATGTTTATTTAAGTAGCCCAAAAGCTCTTGTTTTCTAAACGAGAGCAGAGGTCTTAGTAATGTCACACCCTCTCTTTGAGAACTCTCCTGCATACCTTTGAGCTGATAGAGCCTTGGATTTTCAAAAAAGCGCTTGAGCACCGTTTCTGCTAGATCATCTAAATGATGCGCAAGGCAGACAGAAGCTTTGAGTTTTTTGGCTTTTTCAAGCAAAAAATTGTAACGCTCTTTTCTTAAGCGATCTTCTACGTTGCCTCCCGAGATTTTCTCAAGGGTTTTTGAATAAAATGGGAGGTTATTTCTTTTACAAAAATCTGAAATAAACGCTTCTTCTTCTTGGCTTTCTTGGCGCATATTGTGATTGATGTGAGCAACAAAGAGCTCTAGGTTGAGCTTCTTTTGTAAATTCAACAATAGGTGCAAAAGCGCCATGGAATCGGCCCCTGTAGATACGGCAACAAGCAGTCGCTGATCATGGATATTTAGGCGTGTTAAAATGGGTAAAAGTTTTTTCTCCATGGAGGCATTGTACCCCATTTGTAACAAAAGGATGAAGATATTTTTTCCATTTGTTACAGTGAGGGGGATGCTATACTTTTATATTTTAAAAAAATATTGTAAGTTTTTCTTTTTGATTGTCTTTTCGTTTCTGGCAATTTTGATTATTACCAGATCGAGCGAAATTGCTAAAATTGCTGTGTTTACAAAAGATGTTAAATTTGTACTTCAATTCATCTATCTTCACATCCCTGTGATTTTGCCCATCGCGCTTTGTATCTCTACCTTTTTAGCCAGTTTTATCATCTTCTTATCCCTTCATCAGACAAAAGGTTTACATTCTTTGCGCACACAAGGCTTGAGTCTAAAGGCCATCTTTTTGCCTATTGGTATTTTCACCTTTTTTTTGAGCATGACAAATTTTTATCTTACATCAGAACTTGCGACAAAAAGCTGGTACAATTCCAAAAACTTGCCCTTCCATTTTGCTATGCAAAAACCCATATCTGCTCTTCTTGCAAAATTTCAGGAAGCCAATCAGATGATTGCAAAGGGCGATCTCAATCAAAGCGACCAATCCGCAACAGATGCGCTTTTATTTACCTACATTCCCAATTATGACAACCTAGTTTGCGTCTGGCTGGATCATCTGCATTTACAAGATGAGGCTATTTTGGCAAACAATGTCAATATGGTCTCTTATATCAAAACGCAAGATCCTTCATTTTATAACCATCTTGTACTCGATTATCGAAAATTTGTGCACGCTCCTGTCAATTCCTATTTGCAAACCTACATGCCAGAGCTCAAAACCAAACAGATGGATTACTACACCCTATCTCAACTTGTCAAACACCCTCAATTCCTCTCACAAAAATCGACCAAAATGGCCGAGATCTTTCGACGGATCTGTTTTGGGATTTGTCCTTTTTTGATGATGCTTTTAGGCTTTGCTTTTGGCAGCAACACTGCACGTGACAAATGGCACTTTTTGCTTGTGTTTTTAAGCACGCTTTTTGTCTTTGCATCGCTTCTATTTGCCAACGCTGCCATCCATTTTTATAAAATCACGAGTTTATTGATGGCATTGAGTTTGTGTATAGGATTTGCCATCTCTACCTTTTTTCTCACACGCTACTCAAAAGGACAGGACTCATGAAACTCTGGCAACGCACGTTTATTTTTACCAATCTAAAAATTTTGTTTTTTGTGCTCCTTGGACTCTTTTTCCTCTACTCGCTCATCGATATTTCCTTCCATCCTTGGTTATTTCCAGCCATAAAAACACAAGGTTTTTGGCTCCTTCCTCTTTTTTCAGCGATCCAATTTACAAGAAAATTGCATCTCTTTTTACCCTTTGCTTATCTTATTTCGGTCATCTATACCCTAATCAAAGCCAACACCCAAAAAGAGCTTCTTGTTCTTTTAACAAGTGGGATTTCTAAAAAACGCATCTTTTATCCGTTTTTATTGACCGCTTTTTTTGTATCATTATTCACATTGGTCAATACCCAGTTTTTGGTGCCGCTCGCAACAAATCAGCTGATTTTAATTAAATACCCTCAAATGCATGCCTATTTGAATAAATCCTCGATCAAAGAATTTGAATTTGAAGATGGCTCTTTTTTCATTTTTCAAACCTACCATCCTAAAGAAGAGATGTACGAAGATGTCTATTTTAAAAAGGACGATCTTTTGTACCACGCAAGCTATGTAAAAAAAGAAAAAGGGTTTGTGGGGCATTTTGTCGATCTATTTAAAAAACAAGAAGGCAGATTGACCCTAATCGGCTCGTTTAAAACCTTTCCCATTAAAGATTTGAATCTTACCCATCTAGATGAGACGCTCGTGCAAAAAGACCCCAATGAGCATTCGTTATCGATGCTCTATAAGATGCAAAAAATGCCCATCTTCATTCCAGGGCTTTTGGCAAAGCTCAAATCAGCGCTACATTTCAAAGTGCTCTTTTTATTCATCAGCTTTTTAATTTTGATCGCTGTGTTTCCTTTTGCCACGCAATTTACAAAACTGCTCAATGCCTTTAAATTCTACCTATTTTTTATCTTTGGCTTTTTGATGCTCTACTTGTTTTTGAAAGGTGTGATGATTTTGGTCGAAGGAGCGCTTGTGCATCCCTTTTTCGTGATGTGGCTTCCTTGCCTTTTGCTCTTTACTCTGTTTTTTGCCATCGGGAAAAAAAAGACAAGCTTTTAGTAAAGACTTTTTCAACATTGGTATGCATGAAGTTTATAAGTGGCGTATGCATAGCCCAAGCAAACAGAATCAAACTCACAAATATGCTACCTACAAAAATGTCTGTTAGCCAATGTGCTGCAATAAACAAGCGTGGCAGAGATGCTAATAGTGTCAAAATAAGACCAAAACACATTTGACGAAATGTGGGTTTAAAAAAGAGGATAAATAAAAATCCAAGCAAAAAGCTTGTGGCATGGTCTCCAGGAAAACAATTGACCGCCCCTAATTTCACTCCACTAATATCGACTTTATCCATC
This genomic interval from Chlamydiota bacterium contains the following:
- the hup gene encoding DNA-binding protein HU, which translates into the protein MITHTKKMLINKISQKHGIHPNDVRAVIQAFLDEMNGVLSEGDRLEFRDFGVFEVVERKQKIGRNPKNASVPILIPARKAVKFTPGKKMKKTVEQSSSSKVQPPTEV
- the tadA gene encoding tRNA-specific adenosine deaminase, with the protein product MPFAKQDEYFMKIALEFAKKAFLMDEVPVGCVIVKDQMIVGKGYNLVEKKQDATCHAEMIALKQAKKKLGNWRLNGCVVYSTLEPCMMCAGAFLLSRIDKLIYAAKDVRHGAHTSFINVFEKKHPTHSIEIVSGLFEMEAKQLLKTFFQQRRVSKLQ
- the rpsO gene encoding 30S ribosomal protein S15, producing the protein MTLDKGTKEEITKKFQLHEKDTGSADVQIAILTERIIELTAHLRQSPKDHASRLSLLKLVGQRRKLLDYLNSTDTKRYQQLIKRLNLRK
- the pnp gene encoding Polyribonucleotide nucleotidyltransferase: METQENGLISHTAEIELENQKIILETGKVARQADGSVILRDGETMVFASACQNDTPQEGLDFLPLRVDYQEKFSSTGKTLGGFIKREGRPSEREILTSRLIDRPIRPLFPDHYFNEVQILTYVWSFDGVRSPDALGLCAASLALLISDIPFTKPLAAVRMGFIDGVFIVNPTIEQQAMSKLDLLLAGTHDAILMIEGYCDFLTEEQVIEAIAMGHESIKKLCTAFAAFAKKHGKEKKMHLVTAPDDTVYETLKQQFESKILEAVSIETKLEREIGLSQVKDLVLETLLNEDDPTSLFTKKALSIAIKKLKSNLMRQMILKDNRRIDGRALDEVRRIDIEMSFLPRTHGSCLFTRGETQAVAVCTLGSETMAQRYENLLTDGAHRFYLQYSFPPFSVGEVGRMGPPGRREVGHGKLAERALSAILPDQDRFPYVIRLESNITESNGSSSMASVCGGALALMNAGVPISRPVSGIAMGLILEDDSYKILSDIMGTEDALGDMDFKITGDMEGITAFQMDIKVEGITLEIMKEALMQAKQGRIYILEKMLQACPEPSKELSVYAPRIETVQIHPSKIGTVIGPSGKQIRAIIDETGVEMNISDDGIISIASADVASINMAKEIIHNLTAEVEVGKTYKGRIVSIVKFGLFVEIFSKQGLCHISEVSPKRVENLDDLYKVDDMITVKVLEINDRGQIKLSHKATLSEPAKEEA
- the ftsH gene encoding ATP-dependent zinc metalloprotease FtsH, which gives rise to MDENPKPKKGFSGGLLFILLAAVLFIMVLQTMKTEKTANISFSYQLESLVNLDLLQPEDSAKVAINDNLVSFSGKFREEKSSLGKQRYRFLQTLFANHQLKDLKTNSLNELNRFQNDIRSNADWFLHLTGYQIPAGGYKIIDSTYDTPTRQNSIIITSLSSKNIFGLPQLRSEFTQVNKNINEASITHYGLSLGTVIANFQSPNLGIGSEEMKNNLRLMSRELEQTQNSDLAPRDKLQKYEGITQQLVALASSLNAMQGNMRLIQLRSVRNYNKQLTALGTTAEKLTQNQVQLNKARSGVGDTIWFFDNRELSTKQLEGEDVDKFSNWFTTSKEEWEGFEQNKTLTFKAPDQPLNTVLKKKFKSEEPATNYWNVFFSLLPFLILIALLYFFFSRQMKGIGGGAMNFGKSPAKLLTKDSVKVTFKDVAGIEEAKEELVEIVDFLKDPARFTMLGAQIPKGVLLIGPPGTGKTLIAKAVAGEADRPFFSIAGSDFVEMFVGVGASRIRDLFAQAKKTAPCIIFIDEIDAVGRHRGGGYGGGHDEREQTLNQLLVEMDGFDTNEGVIIIAATNRPDVLDRALLRPGRFDRRVNIELPDVRGRFEILKVHARNLKIDPSVDLMAIARGTPGASGADLKNILNEAALISARKGRKAVTAQDAISATDKVRFGKERRSLEITESDKKTTAYHESGHAVVGLVVKNADPVEKVTIIPRGMSLGATHFLPEKNRINYWKNELIDQLAVCMGGRVGEEIFVGDISSGAQQDIVQASEIARSMVCKWGMSEILGTISYEDSNQQQFGFPSTEKPFSEKTQEEIDAEVKNLVNAALNRAREIVQDNKAKVELMAERLMQFETLYKEDLDCIMETGELSEEGIRDRLDKEEFKFRKSPPPPPKDIGESDTGEAFNPT
- the tilS gene encoding tRNA(Ile)-lysidine synthase; the encoded protein is MGYNASMEKKLLPILTRLNIHDQRLLVAVSTGADSMALLHLLLNLQKKLNLELFVAHINHNMRQESQEEEAFISDFCKRNNLPFYSKTLEKISGGNVEDRLRKERYNFLLEKAKKLKASVCLAHHLDDLAETVLKRFFENPRLYQLKGMQESSQREGVTLLRPLLSFRKQELLGYLNKHAYKYFEDMTNLDLQFTRNRMRHNILPTLEQQFGKSIQENLQRHAYQADLLEDYLNKKIEKLCALKQKTKDSVVYDFSNIEIHPLELQFFLEKVLNLKNLQKEQEFIKAFFENTKFAYQNIELKQRQLFVKIQSLVYN